The stretch of DNA CTTATCTGCCCTGTCATGGAAGCAAAGAACAGTGAAACAAATTGCTATGTTAATACttcagatcatgatcttgatgcaAATGTATTCACTCAAAACATGCAGTGTGGTGAATCATCGGAGACAAAGACTTTGGAGATGCCACAATGGAACCTCAAGCAGCAGCTATGAATTAGAATACATGTTTCTGCAACTTGTAAGATTAAGTAGCTTCAAAGGTCATATTTAGTTTAAGATGTGATGTTTAACTTCTAATTCTGCTGTTGAGATTCAAGTTGATGATGCTGGGATTCCTCACTGCCTCGAAACTTCGGCACTAATCAATGCTTAAACAGTATAATAATCTTCAGATCTTGTCATGTTGATGAAGAACATAATTAATTCACATCAGATACCAATTCTAGCAAGCAATCTCTAAAAGAAATGATTGGTTTGCTTGTAACATAATATCACACTCTTAAGTTGATTTTGGTTGCGTCACTCTGCAAGTTTTTAAGTTTGAGGCTGCAGAATCACTTTCAGATTTTTCTTCCTCTGCCTTCCATGTTCTACTTATTATATGCTACTTCATTGATCAATTACCCACAGAAACTTCTTTCTGAGTTCAAGTTTGGAATAGATTATGTAAGAGAGGAACAACAGGACTTGGCTGGACAGAAGTTTACATGGAAGTGAGAGAGAGATTCCCTTTGTCATTACCTTATAATACTATACTACAATAACTTCTCCTTGATCAAAACAACTCCTGGAAAAAATAAAGTAACACAAAATATTGGATTAAATTATTTGAAGTGTGGCATCAGAGGATTCAGATAAGACACTGCAGGGCCCAACATTCTGAGCTCAGGCATGTGAGTATGTGATGCTGGATCTTCCTGGTTGCAAAGTTTGACTTTGTTGATTGAGACTTGAGCTGCCTCCTGCCATTCCAAGATGCTGATGTCTGGATCTGAGCCATGGTGTAAAAAAAAGGTCAGTGTTGGGTTGATGATGATGACCTAACTATGATATTAAAAAAGGAAACTTATTTCATAGATCATTACTTGCATCAGATAAAATTTAAGAAGGATCAATGTCCACAATCTTACCAAAACAAATATATACAAGATGGAAATTCAAAGAAGTTGCAGTAAATAACCTACCATgtagttttttcttttctttttgctgtgTTTGATGCATAAATTTGTTGTCTGTCAAAGTGTTGACTTTTCCACATGGATTTGATCAGAACAGCTTGTTGATGGATTCCTCTGTTTACTTTACTGTTGTTTCATATCTTTCAGAAGAAAGATGGTGTGTTCAATTCATTGAATCCTCCTCTTTGTATATATATTCAAGTCAATGAGAAATAAAGAACATCTTAAATGATTAGGTgtatctttaaatgctaaagtttCTGATTCTGAAAGTCTACAGCCTCTTTTGATTGGCTCTCCAGAGTTCTACAGAGGTAAGTAAGCCTCTGAGAGTCAAAGCCTAAGGCTCCATTTCCAATTTGGATTACATTTACTAGGCCAGAGACATACCACCACTCAGTGCAGAGTCTGAAGACCCAATTTCTGAAAGTGCTGAACTCTCATGTTTGCTGAAACTTTCAGACATCTAATTTTGACAATTGGTTCAGAAATCAATCAGAAGTGAACACTTCTATGAGGAATCTGAATCATATATTAGTTTCTGATGAACTATAGAAGTTATTTTCTATTCTTGATAGAATAAAATTTGCACaaacaagatagcaaattctgaAAAGCTAAATAAATATACACAGAAACTGAGTTTGGCAATGCTTCAAAAATCAATCTGCAGTGAACAATCTAAAACATAGAAATTAGTTTCTGTTGAACTTAAAAGCACTTTTTTCCCTCATAAAATTGTGTAGCATTGTAGAAAGAAATAACAGCAACCTTACATCTGTAAACAAAGAATTaaaacaataaagaaaataatgataGGCAagtggtacgtatcggtccgataaattaccggtacgcggaccgcccggtaccgctacagtactacagtttTTTTTattgtagtactgtagcactactatagTATAAAAATGTAAAATTATTCGATATACCCTGATGTACCGTTCGATACActggtaccataccataccgagcccgggtcgaaacgtcggtacgatacgatacggcgaaccttgatGCCATGTATTTCATATTTGACTTccctttttttcatattttagtaTTACTTGAAAACACACATGAACTTTATATTATGACTGAGATGAAATGATACATGTAAACTCTGTACAAATGACAAGGAATAAGACAAGaacccaaaaagaaagaaaaggatgatATAGCCTTCAGTGGATAGGCAGAGTTGAAGGTGATGTTTTTTTGAAGAAACCAAAAGCCTCTCCACACCTACCATACAAATGTCTTCTGCCTCTCAAATTCCTTGTCATTAAAATCCCTACATGATTGCAACTTAATAGCTTTCTTTTCACCAGAAGGTCGAAATTAGGTTGAAAGATGCCAAGGTGATTGGAAGTTCTTCCTGATTCTAATTAAGTAGTTCAAGCTCATAAAAACCAAAATATATCACTTGAAAAACACCTTAAATgacttgggataagaaaaaaaatctttttctagGAGCCTAGTAAAATATTGATTTTAGTGAGACAATCATTCTTCGTTCTAGTAAACTTAAGGAGCCAATTAATCgatttattttcttattcatgTGTATCTGTGATATCAAAGTCTTATTTCATTACTATCATAAAAGAACATTACTATtcttcttaaaattttaaaaaataatcaaataaatattaaatcaacTTGAATTAATTAAATGATAGTCGATTTCAGATCGACTTCTAtattttatttgaattttttGCAAACTGTTTCAGTATTTGAGTCATGTAATTTTTTGTTGGAAAAttacatcttttatttttttaaaaaatctgaccaataaaaaataaataaatttatatcaatatgGATCAGATTACATGAAATTGATTGGAGTCCGTAACAATCACATGAAATAAGGATCAGACTAAAAAACAAATGGCCataaagtcatatatatatatatatatatatatatatatatatatattattgatattaaaTTCTTATAGAATATAATATGAGTGTTGTCCGAAAACGCATCTCAACCGTCCGTTCCATCAAAAAGTTAATTTGACCAAAATGGACGGTTAAGATGACAGAAAGAGCGTGTCGCCAATGCCACTCCTGCAGCCTATAAAGCGAGCTCCATTCtggtcctcctccgccgccggttCCCCCATCCTCTGCACGGTCGCTTCGCACCAGTCGGCAGAGATGTCGTCATGCTTGTCGGAGTTGACGCCGCTGCTGGGCGGGGCCGCCAACTCCTCCGCGGCTGCCGACTACATCTGCAACCAGTTCACGGACGCCGGCTTCGCCATCGACACCACTTACCTCCTCTTCTCCGCCTACCTCGTCTTCGCTATGCAGCTCGGCTTCGCCATGCTGTGCGCTGGTTCGGTTCGCGCCAAGAACACCATGAACATCATGCTCACTAACGTGCTCGACGCGGCGGCCGGCGGGCTCTTCTACTACCTCTTCGGGTTTGCCTTTGCTTTCGGCGGCCCCTCCAACGGCTTCATCGGGAAGCACTTCTTCGGCCTCAAGGAGGTGCCGCAGTCCAACTTCGATTATTCCAACTTTCTCTACCAGTGGGCCTTCGCAATCGCCGCCGCCGGCATCACCTCCGGCTCCATCGCCGAGCGCACCCAGTTCGTCGCCTACCTCATCTACTCTGCCTTCCTCACCGGCTTCGTTTACCCCGTCGTCTCCCACTGGTATCTAACATCGATCTCATTAGTCCTTTCAGAATTGCATCGTTGATAGCTCTGTTTTGGTTGACGTgacggtgatgatgatgataatggatGGTAGGTTTTGGTCGGGAGATGGGTGGGCGGCGGCGGGCCGGAACCCGGGGGAGTCGCTGCTGTTCAAGTCGGGGGTGATCGACTTCGCGGGTTCGGGCGTGGTGCACATGGTAGGGGGCATCGCGGGGCTGTGGGGCGCCCTCATCGAGGGCCCCCGCATCGGCCGCTTCGACCACACGGGGCGCTCCGTGGCCCTTCGCGGCCACTCGGCCACTCTGGTGGTGCTCGGCACCTTCCTCCTCTGGTTCGGCTGGTACGGCTTCAACCCGGGATCCTTCAACGTCATCTTCAAGACCTACGGCCCCAGCGGGTCCATCCACGGCCAGTGGTCCGCCGTCGGGCGCACTGCCGTCACCACCACCCTCGCCGGCTGCACCGCCGCGCTCACCACCCTCTTCGGGAAGCGCCTCCAGACGGGCCACTGGAACGCGGTCGACGTCTGCAACGGCCTCCTCGGCGGCTTCGCGGCCATCACCTCCGGCTGCTCCGTGGTGGACCCGTGGGCGGCCATCATCTGCGGCTTCGTCTCCGCCTGGGTCCTCATCGGCCTCAACAAGCTGGCCGCCACGCTCAAGTTCGACGACCCCCTCGAGGCCGCGCAGCTGCACGGCGGGTGCGGCGCCTGGGGGATCATCTTCACGGCCCTCTTCGCGAGGGAGAAGTACGTGAACGAGGTGTACCAGGGGCGGCCAGGGCGGCCCTACGGGCTCTTCATGGGCGGCGGCGGCAGGCTACTGGCCGCCCACGTCATCCAGATCCTGGTCATCCTGGGGTGGGTGAGCTGCACCATGTGTCCATTATTCTTCGCGCTGCACAAGCTGGGCCTGCTCAGGATCTCCGCCGAGGACGAGATGGCCGGGATGGACCTCACACGCCACGGCGGCTTCGCCTACGTCTACCACGACGAGGACTCCAGCGCGCACGACGGCGGCGGCGGGTTCATGCTCAAGTCTGCGGCGGCGCGGGTGGAGCCGCGGCCCACCCCGGCGACCACCAACCAGGTGTAGCTGCGCCATGCACGTACTTCGTGCACTTAATTCCCAGCGTGGCTAATTAGTCGTGTTCTTCACTCCGTTCCCTCATAGATTTTGGGTTACTCCGTATTGTTTTCTTCTCTGTAATCTCGAGGGGAGTGGAAAAAGCCACATGTACAAGGTGTTAAAGGGTGTGTGTGATGAATCCAGTAGGACTAGATTgggttctctctctctcgctctctctctcttagtatGGTTTGTCTTCATGTGCTAATAAGATATAGCGAGCGTAATTTGAGCGTATTTCTAGGTTTTCTGATAGAAAGATGAGGGAAGAAACAAGCGATGGAGGTAATTCCTGTTCTAAAAGAGCAGAACAGAGCTGCAAAAGGAAAAAGGGGTAAGTGTAGCAGTAGCGATTGAGGTTGATGGCTTGCCTTGAAGTCTCTTGTGGAGCCAATGATGTGGGGACGATGGCTTTGGTGGGAGACGACCGGGGAAGTCTTCGTGCCCTCTTAAATGACAGTGGAGGTGTTCTGCGCAGGCAGACAACAAGAAGCTTCCACTGGtactgctgttgctgttgctgctgttGCTGAGAGCTCGCTCAACGACACAAAGGCAGATAACTCGTGTATGGATCTTATTCTCCTTCCAATTCCTCCATGCTTCTTCATTCACACCACATAGCTTTCAACCATAGAAAGCCAACAAATACCACCAGGATGTGGCTCATTTTCGAGTCTGTTCACCAGGAGATGAGGTTCGATCAAAAACAGGGGAAATCTTTGACCACAACACCGAAAGATCACGGCGACTCTTCGTACAAAGTGTCGCAGCCCAGCAAGAAAGCGCGGAGCCAAAGAACTTACTTCGCTTACTTTTCTACGAGTCAAAGTCTTCCTAAACGTGTACGGTTTCATAATAAGGAAAAGGATACATCACCAGCGACGCCCACCAAGCTTGAAGaaaccttcttcttcctcctcctctgttcATGCGAGACGGATCGACGCTCTTCCTTTCGTAGGAAAACGAGACAGAGTTGACCAGCAACACCCACTGACTCGTTAATTTCGCTGAAAATTATAAtgagataattttttatttgctcGGATGTGAATTGGTTTTATGAATTGGTTTTCAATTTTAATCAGTAATTtttggaaataaaaattaaaatgtatCAATAAAACTATTGGAAAGAGGTAAATAGAGAGACTTTGTCTATGTTTCCTTTGTGTGACAAAAGACACAGtcaaaaacatcattaaaaaaaaaagattgttatTTTAATCCATCAGTTATTTAGATTTAATCATTTAACTTTATTCTGCATCACATTGGCATCTTCTTCTAACCTCATCTTGATCTTATCAACGTAGTAGAAAATGGATCATATCAGTCTATCATCTCATCAACCCAACTCATGTTTGAGTTTATTAGAGTTTTGAAGATTAATGATAATAATTTTGAATTGGTTATTCTAATCTATCGATAGTAGTGAAAGTTTCAGCTTTTAATtactgaaaaatataatatcctaaatattgtctcgatttcttttttatttaatgtcatttatatacaatgataataataaaatataaaatctcaACTATTTAAGATCGATTTTATGGATAATTTTTTCATAATTAAAATATAGAAAATGaacatatttaattaattaagagtatttaaatattttatttttatttttgataaaaccatTTCCTTTTACCGTTAATATTATTTGTCTTACATCTTCAAACTAAATTAACTAACAAGTTCATATACTTGAAAACCATTACTACTTATTTTATCCACCATTGAAGCTGCACATAAttgttcatgaaaaaaaaaatttattttctgaTAAATTTACTTTTACCAAATATTCTTATCttagtggttttttttttttgtgtatggATTATATCTTAATAATACAACGTTCAAATCCATAAAACATTGTCGACCTAACAATtatgatataaaataataatgcTCATGCCATTTATATATTTCTATAAATTTTCATGAATACGATAAAAGAATACTCAATTTTTAGTTTTGTTTTGTATTGGTAACTTTATAAAATTAGAAAGCAAAACTAAATTTGATTAGTGAGTAGAAAACAAAACTTTGGGTGTGCATCAGATTGCCAATAGAAGGTCATTAAATAAACAAAAACAACAAGTCTTGCAGAGATGGCAATAATGATTTGATATATACTGCTCATAAAACTGGCATGTCCTTCGATGACACAAATTGATATGAGTCAAAACACACAAATGATAGTAAATCTACCCTCATATTAAAAACAATTGGACAGACAGcagaaaaatgaaaacaaaacatCAATCAGCATTCACAAACTATGTTATAATGTAGtctatcggagtagagttttgtggTGACAAGAAtgatctataaaatatttttttaatgtttggaTCATTAAAGGATATGTATTAAGGATTTCCCTACACATTTATAAGGtttcataaatattttagaattttttgaaaaaataattgCATCGCCAATATTAAATTTTAGGACAAAGTGGTATTAAATTCAtattaaattgaaaaaaaaattcaaactttGAAAACtgaaattagtaaaatattttttttatttcttaaaatgtataaatgattttttgtcttctaaaaatttaagatttttagatttttggtgttatttattgaaaatatataaataataatattatatttatatttactttattttaaataattttatttttatattttattcatttttatgattatgatttatttataattttaacatCAATTTATACAATCATTTTTTGTATTtgtattattataaatcaatatatattaatattgaaAGTGTTGGATCAATCAAATGGATCTTAAAgtaaaagaaaatatgaaaaataaataaaagagtgatcaataatatcttttaaatgaaagagtgatcaataatattttttatcaactatGTTAAccgatatatttaaaaatatattataagatagaaaaaagattgataatattttggTTACATCGTTAAatgtgatgatgaaaccaattgataatgttatgatctaatctgcattttgagttatgcatgaCTAGCTTCGTTCAGGAAAGACAATGAAAGTAGGAATAATCAATAgtgggccggagtggaatatgtcagaagattggacaacgagccagaggatcgatcgacgtgttcgTAGAaggtttcatgcaatgagttcgaGCAATgagcctagaagagcggacattgtgtTAAGAAAattgaagttgcggaggtcaacatgccaattgggcaaaagaccgcaaaagaggacgatgcgccaaaggattggacgaagtaccgatgaaccaatgacatgctggataacatatgattaattatttataataattatctagatcgaagtattttTAGTTGTAAttaagttggtttagaatgtaattaggttaactcaattaggggctaactaggcccaaagtgGGATTGTTTGGGCAAAAGAAAggtccattcagtgacccaaaagttgggttagacGATGACACCATTGGTCCAGGCGATGACATCActagtggctcagtctccgagacagtcttcaagactatgtcaagcggtggtaccgccagactaggtggtggtatagTTCAGTGTCAATGTTGCAGGCGATAGTATTACCCAACTTACGTGGTGGTACCATCGGGACCCGGAAAACCttagatgagatttttttttgctccaattttaaagtcatttggggtctataaataccccaactactcTGGCatggaatgcatgaatttgaccaTAATATTGAGTTGAAAAATGGGGAAATAATACTTGAGTAAAAGTTATAATCTCTTTAGATTAGTAACTCTCTTCCTCCTAGAAGGTTTATAAGACGATGGTACCGTCAAACtatgcgatggtaccaccagactaagcggtggtataGCCCAGTATCAATGTTGCTTGCGGTGGTGCTGCCTagcttaggcggtggtaccatcgggacccgagaaacccgggatgagtctttttttggctccaattttgaagccattcggggtctataaatatcccaactaTTTCTGTATGGAATGCACGAATTTGAGcagaaaattgagttgaaaaaggagaaaataatacttaagtaaaaattataatctctCTAAATTAGTGAGTCTCTTCTTCCTAGAGTTACAATGTTTACAAGGGATGAGTGAGGTTTAAAAGAGAaaagtgtaaaagttctctcttgaacatgtgaaaaggagaaaaagtgtaAAAAGGTAATTGATTttcacccattaaaagaagatccatAGTGAAAGTCGATTACCTGAAGAGAAATCAAGAATGGATATATAtcatgatgaccaaaccattataaattaGTATGCCTTCTTTCTTCATTGTCACTTACTTACTTTGCAACGGTTTTACTCCTTCGTTACGCATACTCTTACGAGCATTTTTAAAGTTAAATATTAtcgaaataatttttattatataaattttttgactcgatgtaatttttaatactgtactaattcatcaccccttttagtgccgatttgatcataataattatctctcaaaatataatattaagatatttttaagaaaaattgattatttaaatttaattgaATGCGAGCAACATCCTCATATCACATCGTCATATTCAATTTGAGGATCCTAAACTATGAAAACTTTAAATTTTTTTGCTCTTaataaaggtataattttgttcttttGCAAAATGATTGGATGTGAGTTTCACTTAATCACATGAAATTGTTTTCCCCCTCATTGCTACATTCTGAATATTAATATATAAAACAACTTCGGCTTAAACTAATCATTTGATCGTAAACACGAAGATTATAAAGTCAATGCAATCCATCCATTCACGATGAATTTTTATGACGGGGATAAGTATTCTATCCTAAAATTAATAAGATTGACTGAAATTACTTATATATCCTTCGTATTTATCcccaaataaatagataaatattaCGGACTCCTGTACCAACATTGGCGTCCCCAAACTCCAACACCCCGCTGTCATCACCCACTCATCTTGCAATTCCAGCTGTTCTTCTAACCGTCCATCACCCGGATCACATTACGCCCCACCTCCTCTCTCGAGGGACCCACGCCATAAAATGTCTCGCGCGCAGAGGTTT from Musa acuminata AAA Group cultivar baxijiao chromosome BXJ2-11, Cavendish_Baxijiao_AAA, whole genome shotgun sequence encodes:
- the LOC103971697 gene encoding ammonium transporter 1 member 1 produces the protein MSSCLSELTPLLGGAANSSAAADYICNQFTDAGFAIDTTYLLFSAYLVFAMQLGFAMLCAGSVRAKNTMNIMLTNVLDAAAGGLFYYLFGFAFAFGGPSNGFIGKHFFGLKEVPQSNFDYSNFLYQWAFAIAAAGITSGSIAERTQFVAYLIYSAFLTGFVYPVVSHWFWSGDGWAAAGRNPGESLLFKSGVIDFAGSGVVHMVGGIAGLWGALIEGPRIGRFDHTGRSVALRGHSATLVVLGTFLLWFGWYGFNPGSFNVIFKTYGPSGSIHGQWSAVGRTAVTTTLAGCTAALTTLFGKRLQTGHWNAVDVCNGLLGGFAAITSGCSVVDPWAAIICGFVSAWVLIGLNKLAATLKFDDPLEAAQLHGGCGAWGIIFTALFAREKYVNEVYQGRPGRPYGLFMGGGGRLLAAHVIQILVILGWVSCTMCPLFFALHKLGLLRISAEDEMAGMDLTRHGGFAYVYHDEDSSAHDGGGGFMLKSAAARVEPRPTPATTNQV